From the genome of Antennarius striatus isolate MH-2024 chromosome 19, ASM4005453v1, whole genome shotgun sequence, one region includes:
- the znf410 gene encoding zinc finger protein 410 isoform X1 yields MLSDELDSKPELLVQFVQNASIPLVQGLEDSESKHSCLPLLNPADSSLCGPLELTDGGLSHEAESSPSLTEFGGVSDRSPLVVQTHTHPRTSPSPPPILHDLQQSDSTSYVLLNLAKGITATSDSLIFAADGAGEDDDEGVSSGDYGIDGSAPWYLRVQELAHDSLIAATRAQLARDAKASQDARAACVSNGDHTHVLTADTDKPPRTSRPLSKQTLRCSFEGCCRTFTWPAHLKYHLKTHRNDRMFRCGAEGCGKSFYVLQRLQVHMRTHNGEKPFICKEKNCGKKFTTAGNLKNHRRIHTGEKPFLCEADGCGRSFAEYSSLRKHMLVHSGEKPHHCGICGKTFSQSGSRNVHMRKRHGEEGLSGESRETGEALTHSSLLEADGENITTTVEPMNLHHAMLRSPGSADSVVVLSQPHELVTMTTEGHAYGEDVVALL; encoded by the exons ATGCTTTCTGATGAGCTTGACTCCAAACCAGAG CTGCTGGTGCAGTTTGTACAGAACGCGTCCATCCCGTTGGTGCAGGGTCTGGAGGACTCAGAATCCAAACACTCCTGCCTGCCTCTTCTGAATCCGGCTGACAGCTCGCTGTGCGGCCCGTTGGAGCTGACCG ATGGGGGCCTGAGCCATGAAGCAGAGAGTTCTCCTTCACTGACAGAGTTTGGGGGTGTGTCGGATCGCAGCCCTTTAGtggtgcagacacacactcatccacGCACCTCACCCAGCCCTCCACCCATTCTCCATGACCTGCAGCAGTCAGACAGCACCTCCTATGTCCTGCTAAACCTTGCAAAAG GCATCACAGCCACTTCGGATTCCCTGATTTTTGCTGCAGATGGAGCTGGGGAGGACGATGATGAGGGGGTCTCATCAGGGGACTACGGGATAGATGGCAGTGCTCCCTGGTATCTGCGAGTACAGGAGCTGGCACACGACAGCCTCATTGCAGCGACGCGAGCACAGCTTGCAAGAGATGCCAAGGCGAGCCAGGATGCCAGAGCTGCATGTGTCAGTAACG GTGACCACACACACGTTCTGACGGCAGACACCGACAAACCTCCTCGGACTAGCCGCCCCCTCTCCAAGCAAACCCTCCGCTGCTCATTTGAGGGCTGCTGCAGGACGTTCACCTGGCCGGCTCATCTGAAATAccacctgaaaacacacag GAACGACCGAATGTTCAGGTGCGGCGCGGAAGGCTGTGGGAAGAGCTTCTATGTGCTGCAGAGGCTGCAGGTTCACATGAGGACTCACAACGGTGAGAAGCCCTTCATCTGCAAGGAGAAGAACTGTGGCAAGAAGTTCACCACCGCCGGAAACTTGAAGAACCACCGGCGCATACACACAG GAGAGAAGCCTTTTCTGTGTGAAGCAGATGGTTGTGGGCGATCCTTTGCAGAGTATTCCAGTCTACGGAAACACATGCTCGTACATTCTG GGGAGAAGCCTCATCACTGCGGGATCTGTGGGAAGACGTTCTCTCAGTCTGGCAGCAGGAACGTCCACATGAGGAAGAGACACGGAGAGGAGGGGCTGAGTGGTGAAAGCAGAGAAACAG GAGAGGCTCTGACACACAGCAGCCTGCTGGAGGCAGACGGCGAGAACATAACGACAACCGTGGAGCCCATGAATCTTCACCACGCCATGCTGAGATCACCAG
- the znf410 gene encoding zinc finger protein 410 isoform X2, whose amino-acid sequence MLSDELDSKPELLVQFVQNASIPLVQGLEDSESKHSCLPLLNPADSSLCGPLELTDGGLSHEAESSPSLTEFGGVSDRSPLVVQTHTHPRTSPSPPPILHDLQQSDSTSYVLLNLAKGITATSDSLIFAADGAGEDDDEGVSSGDYGIDGSAPWYLRVQELAHDSLIAATRAQLARDAKASQDARAACVSNDTDKPPRTSRPLSKQTLRCSFEGCCRTFTWPAHLKYHLKTHRNDRMFRCGAEGCGKSFYVLQRLQVHMRTHNGEKPFICKEKNCGKKFTTAGNLKNHRRIHTGEKPFLCEADGCGRSFAEYSSLRKHMLVHSGEKPHHCGICGKTFSQSGSRNVHMRKRHGEEGLSGESRETGEALTHSSLLEADGENITTTVEPMNLHHAMLRSPGSADSVVVLSQPHELVTMTTEGHAYGEDVVALL is encoded by the exons ATGCTTTCTGATGAGCTTGACTCCAAACCAGAG CTGCTGGTGCAGTTTGTACAGAACGCGTCCATCCCGTTGGTGCAGGGTCTGGAGGACTCAGAATCCAAACACTCCTGCCTGCCTCTTCTGAATCCGGCTGACAGCTCGCTGTGCGGCCCGTTGGAGCTGACCG ATGGGGGCCTGAGCCATGAAGCAGAGAGTTCTCCTTCACTGACAGAGTTTGGGGGTGTGTCGGATCGCAGCCCTTTAGtggtgcagacacacactcatccacGCACCTCACCCAGCCCTCCACCCATTCTCCATGACCTGCAGCAGTCAGACAGCACCTCCTATGTCCTGCTAAACCTTGCAAAAG GCATCACAGCCACTTCGGATTCCCTGATTTTTGCTGCAGATGGAGCTGGGGAGGACGATGATGAGGGGGTCTCATCAGGGGACTACGGGATAGATGGCAGTGCTCCCTGGTATCTGCGAGTACAGGAGCTGGCACACGACAGCCTCATTGCAGCGACGCGAGCACAGCTTGCAAGAGATGCCAAGGCGAGCCAGGATGCCAGAGCTGCATGTGTCAGTAACG ACACCGACAAACCTCCTCGGACTAGCCGCCCCCTCTCCAAGCAAACCCTCCGCTGCTCATTTGAGGGCTGCTGCAGGACGTTCACCTGGCCGGCTCATCTGAAATAccacctgaaaacacacag GAACGACCGAATGTTCAGGTGCGGCGCGGAAGGCTGTGGGAAGAGCTTCTATGTGCTGCAGAGGCTGCAGGTTCACATGAGGACTCACAACGGTGAGAAGCCCTTCATCTGCAAGGAGAAGAACTGTGGCAAGAAGTTCACCACCGCCGGAAACTTGAAGAACCACCGGCGCATACACACAG GAGAGAAGCCTTTTCTGTGTGAAGCAGATGGTTGTGGGCGATCCTTTGCAGAGTATTCCAGTCTACGGAAACACATGCTCGTACATTCTG GGGAGAAGCCTCATCACTGCGGGATCTGTGGGAAGACGTTCTCTCAGTCTGGCAGCAGGAACGTCCACATGAGGAAGAGACACGGAGAGGAGGGGCTGAGTGGTGAAAGCAGAGAAACAG GAGAGGCTCTGACACACAGCAGCCTGCTGGAGGCAGACGGCGAGAACATAACGACAACCGTGGAGCCCATGAATCTTCACCACGCCATGCTGAGATCACCAG
- the cipcb gene encoding CLOCK-interacting pacemaker, translating into MSTKRKAESNSRATNKPRIMKSGGLRADSERDSGFSDASSEHMSTMDTTDSEDSSCPAVQQGPRTFGQGSKPSQVAVVGSSYSNLSPMIIMNNVLIKQPGEKRPALKPWGFSPSVEVVQPVVQQPQVVFLQPVVSRQASSASKEACSKHRRPKSYLPILKSYTKIAPYPGDSSSSSGRGTGSSSSSSSSASEKGSSSTSNQRDHCHREKQQRNLSGGASTPGSTASASSVAASPTTMSPQLQSRLSFHTSEAGSSCSPARERPSECTISPSLTHTTGSKTEASSVPQVVTQHENSSLGEHNHSSSDSDADTKRKRFCNTYNILSQSGLLDIALRTKELHRLNKRTQNDLEQLKKHTDLFLQALWSGDSTICVKLQACLQEEDREKDGDRVTQTSSKSD; encoded by the exons ATGAGCACCAAAAGGAAGGCCGAGAGTAACTCGAGGGCAACGAACAAACCACGAATCATGAAGTCTGGAGGCTTGCGGGCTGATTCTGAGAGAGATTCTGGATTCTCAG ATGCAAGTTCGGAGCACATGAGCACCATGGACACCACAGACTCTGAGGACTCATCTTGCCCAGCTGTGCAGCAGGGACCACGGACTTTTGGCCAGGGCTCCAAGCCCTCCCAAGTGGCTGTAGTTGGAAGCTCCTACTCTAATCTCTCTCCCATGATCATCATGAACAATGTCCTCATCAAGCAG CCTGGAGAGAAACGTCCTGCTTTGAAGCCCTGGGGGTTTAGTCCCTCGGTGGAGGTGGTCCAGCCGGTGGTGCAGCAGCCTCAGGTGGTCTTCCTTCAGCCTGTGGTCTCTCGTCAGGCGTCTTCTGCCTCCAAAGAGGCCTGCTCAAAACACAGACGCCCGAAGAGTTATCTTCCAATCCTGAAGTCATACACTAAGATTGCTCCATATCCTGGTGACAGCTCAAGTTCCTCAGGGAGAGGAACTGgttcctcatcttcttcctcttcatctgcaTCAGAGAAAGGCAGTAGTTCAACGTCCAACCAACGCGATCACTGTCACAGAGAGAAGCAGCAAAGGAACCTCTCTGGTGGAGCGAGTACCCCAGGTTCAACCGCCAGTGCTTCCAGCGTCGCAGCTAGCCCCACAACCATGTCTCCTCAGCTCCAGAGCCGACTGTCCTTCCACACAAGTGAAGCCGGCTCCAGCTGCAGTCCCGCCAGGGAGAGGCCTTCGGAGTGCACCATCTCTCCATCCTTAACTCACACCACCGGCTCCAAAACTGAAGCTTCCTCTGTTCCCCAGGTGGTCACACAACACGAGAACAGCTCACTAGGAGAACATAACCACAGCAGCAGTGATTCTGATGCTGATACCAAAAGGAAGCGCTTCTGCAACACGTATAACATCCTAAGCCAATCCGGCCTGTTAGACATTGCACTTCGTACCAAGGAGCTGCATCGTTTGAACAAACGCACCCAGAACGATTTGGAGCagctaaaaaaacacacagacctCTTCCTTCAGGCTCTGTGGAGCGGTGACTCCACCATTTGTGTTAAGCTGCAAGCCTGTcttcaggaggaggacagagagaaggaCGGGGACAGAGTTACTCAGACCAGTTCAAAATCAGATTAA
- the LOC137613404 gene encoding vascular endothelial growth factor A-like isoform X1 yields the protein MQSFIGISLFLLVHLLRRIPAQILHPAETKESKVMAFHEVWAKSMCQPMEQLVDVEQDYPGDVEYIYMPACVPLWRCSGCCGDEKLECLPTLERNITLRVMRIDHLKSMDHTELTFVEHRRCECRFRAHQKIFSNKSSESIKSRPRRRKHKKTTNGCGKCQFPQNKINLH from the exons ATGCAAAGTTTCATCGGAATCTCGCTCTTCTTATTGGTTCATCTACTGCGACGCATACCTGCGCAG attttacaCCCTGCAGAAACGAAAGAATCAAAAG TAATGGCATTCCATGAGGTTTGGGCAAAGAGTATGTGCCAGCCCATGGAGCAGTTAGTGGATGTGGAGCAGGACTACCCTGGAGATGTGGAGTACATCTACATGCCTGCTTGTGTCCCACTTTGGAGGTGTTCTGGTTGCTGTGGAGATGAGAAGCTGGAGTGCCTGCCTACTCTTGAACGCAACATCACTCTGAGG GTGATGAGGATTGATCACCTGAAATCAATGGATCATACGGAACTCACATTTGTGGAGCATCGGAGATGTGAATGCAG ATTTAGAGCCCATCAGAAAATCTTCAGTAATAAAAG CAGTGAGTCAATCAAAAGCAGACCTCGgaggaggaaacacaagaagacaACAAATGGCTGTGGCAA GTGCCAGTTCCCTCAAAACAAGATAAATCTTCACTAA
- the LOC137613404 gene encoding vascular endothelial growth factor A-like isoform X2, whose protein sequence is MQSFIGISLFLLVHLLRRIPAQILHPAETKESKVMAFHEVWAKSMCQPMEQLVDVEQDYPGDVEYIYMPACVPLWRCSGCCGDEKLECLPTLERNITLRVMRIDHLKSMDHTELTFVEHRRCECRFRAHQKIFSNKSESIKSRPRRRKHKKTTNGCGKCQFPQNKINLH, encoded by the exons ATGCAAAGTTTCATCGGAATCTCGCTCTTCTTATTGGTTCATCTACTGCGACGCATACCTGCGCAG attttacaCCCTGCAGAAACGAAAGAATCAAAAG TAATGGCATTCCATGAGGTTTGGGCAAAGAGTATGTGCCAGCCCATGGAGCAGTTAGTGGATGTGGAGCAGGACTACCCTGGAGATGTGGAGTACATCTACATGCCTGCTTGTGTCCCACTTTGGAGGTGTTCTGGTTGCTGTGGAGATGAGAAGCTGGAGTGCCTGCCTACTCTTGAACGCAACATCACTCTGAGG GTGATGAGGATTGATCACCTGAAATCAATGGATCATACGGAACTCACATTTGTGGAGCATCGGAGATGTGAATGCAG ATTTAGAGCCCATCAGAAAATCTTCAGTAATAAAAG TGAGTCAATCAAAAGCAGACCTCGgaggaggaaacacaagaagacaACAAATGGCTGTGGCAA GTGCCAGTTCCCTCAAAACAAGATAAATCTTCACTAA
- the LOC137613404 gene encoding vascular endothelial growth factor A-like isoform X3: MQSFIGISLFLLVHLLRRIPAQILHPAETKESKVMAFHEVWAKSMCQPMEQLVDVEQDYPGDVEYIYMPACVPLWRCSGCCGDEKLECLPTLERNITLRVMRIDHLKSMDHTELTFVEHRRCECRFRAHQKIFSNKSESIKSRPRRRKHKKTTNGCGK, encoded by the exons ATGCAAAGTTTCATCGGAATCTCGCTCTTCTTATTGGTTCATCTACTGCGACGCATACCTGCGCAG attttacaCCCTGCAGAAACGAAAGAATCAAAAG TAATGGCATTCCATGAGGTTTGGGCAAAGAGTATGTGCCAGCCCATGGAGCAGTTAGTGGATGTGGAGCAGGACTACCCTGGAGATGTGGAGTACATCTACATGCCTGCTTGTGTCCCACTTTGGAGGTGTTCTGGTTGCTGTGGAGATGAGAAGCTGGAGTGCCTGCCTACTCTTGAACGCAACATCACTCTGAGG GTGATGAGGATTGATCACCTGAAATCAATGGATCATACGGAACTCACATTTGTGGAGCATCGGAGATGTGAATGCAG ATTTAGAGCCCATCAGAAAATCTTCAGTAATAAAAG TGAGTCAATCAAAAGCAGACCTCGgaggaggaaacacaagaagacaACAAATGGCTGTGGCAAGTAA
- the actr10 gene encoding actin-related protein 10 — protein MPLFDGLGSGGEKTAIVIDLGAAYTKCGFAGETGPRFIIPSEIRKPGQQQAIKVVQYNINTEELYVILKEFIHILYFRHLLVNPRDRRVVIIESILCPSHFRETLTKVFFKQFEVPSVLFAPSHLMAVMTLGINSALVMDCGYTETLVLPVYECTPILPAWEALPFGGKAIHKELDGLLVEQCTVDTDTTTGQSVPAAIGRIPEETVEDIKVRTCFVSDLQRGFKIQEAKFNLDGAAERPAPPPDVDYPLDGEKILHIKGSIRDSVMEILFEQDNEEKSVASLILDALVKCPIDARKVLSENLVVIGGTAMLPGFLHRLMAEIRLLVEKPKYSSVLASKSLRLHAPPAKPNCTAWLGGAIFGALQDILGSRSVSRDYYNQTGRIPDWCCLSSPPPEALYEAGKTPPPLMKRAFSTEK, from the exons atgcctttATTTGACGGGTTGGGAAGCGGAGGAGAGAAGACTGCCATCGTCATTGACTTGGGAGCAGCTTACACAAA ATGTGGCTTTGCAGGGGAAACGGGGCCCAGGTTCATAATTCCGAGCGAGATCCGCAAACCAGGACAGCAGCAG GCCATCAAGGTGGTTCAATACAACATCAACACAGAGGAGCTTTATGTCATTCTCAAAGAGTTTATCCATATACTATACTTCAG ACACCTGCTGGTGAACCCTCGCGACAGAAGAGTGGTCATCATTGAGTCCATCCTCTGCCCATCTCACTTCAGAGAAACACTCACCAAGGTTTTCTTTAAACAGTTTGAG GTACCTTCCGTGCTGTTTGCCCCAAGTCACCTCATGGCTGTCATGACTCTGGGCATTAATTCTGCTCTGGTGATGGACTGTGGCTACACAGAGACACTGGTCCTACCT GTTTATGAATGCACTCCTATTTTGCCAGCCTGGGAGGCTTTGCCTTTTGGAGGAAAAGCCATCCATAA AGAGTTGGATGGACTTCTTGTGGAACAGTGCACTGTGGATACAGACACCACCACTGGACAAAGTGTTCCAGCTGCAATTG gAAGAATCCCAGAGGAGACCGTGGAGGATATCAAGG TCCGAACTTGTTTTGTCAGTGACCTCCAGAGAGGTTTTAAGATACAAGAAGCAAAGTTTAACCTGGATGGTGCAGCGGAG CGCCCAGCCCCTCCTCCTGATGTTGATTATCCTCTGGATGGTGAGAAAATTCTGCACATCAAAGGATCTATCAG gGACTCTGTGATGGAGATTCTGTTTGAACAGGACAATGAAGAGAAGAGTGTTGCATCTCTTATACTTGATGCTCTggtcaag TGCCCCATTGATGCCCGTAAGGTTCTGTCTGAGAACCTGGTGGTGATTGGAGGCACCGCCATGCTGCCCGGTTTCCTGCATCGGCTCATGGCAGAAATACGCCTCCTGGTGGAGAAACCCAAGTACAGCAGCGTGTTGGCAAGCAAGAGCCTGAGGTTACATGCTCCTCCTGCCAAACCCAACTGCACCGCCTGGTTAGGAG GGGCCATCTTTGGAGCTTTGCAGGACATCCTGGGCAGTAGGTCAGTGTCACGAGACTACTACAACCAGACAGGTCGGATCCCTGACTGGTGCTGCTTGAGCTCCCCTCCTCCTGAAGCGCTCTACGAAGCAGGAAAAACCCCTCCTCCACTCATGAAGAGAGCCTTCTCCACAGAGAAGTAG